GTTCTGtgtcaagaaaaaagaaaggctagATGGATAATAGATGACCCAGCCTGTGCTGTTTGTGCAAACTTGCCTTTGTGGCTACGTCTTACAAATACTTCTTATGTCATTTGCAGTTGCTTTTCTCTTAAAGAGTATGTTTTCCTATTGAATAAAAAAGTTATCTTGACCCGATTCTTCAGATGAAATCCAGGACTAAATCTTGCAGAGGATCTGAGGATCATGAATGCAGAGTTCTCGGAACTTGCTAAGAAGGCAAACATTCATGTGCCATTTCTAAGCAGTAAGACATAATAGCACATAGTATTCTAGTCCTTCTCAATAAGCAGTTATGATTAAGAATGTAAAGTCAGAAGATATAGGAAGAGAATTTAAAACAGGGAAGTATATAGTATATTACTTTAACGTTTGAAGTTCTTAATATTTGGAGACAATTCTAAATACATAGTCCTTACCTTTGAGGTACATAAGTTACATATAATAATTATAACTTAATACTCAGATAATGTAATACATACATTTTGTTCATTGCCTAGGATGTTTTTATACCACAGAGTTTTTGGAGACTTGATTAATTGGATACTTATTTGCAAGTGTTGAGATACTCATCGGTCAAGTCATCTTGCCTTTTCCCTcaggttttcttcccttccttattttgattaaaaaccaTTATTTAATGAGATCATGCCGTAATGTTTTGCAATATTCATGGTACGTTTCCTTGTGACTATCTTTCATTGTTTCCGGTCTCAAGGCTTACGTGAGTTGTATGAGAAATTTCAAGTATGTGCATTTCTATAATGCTGTTGCACCTAACAGGATTCAAGTGCCATGTAGGAAATGGCTGTTGCAGTCAATAGTTAGTACTGCCTCAGGAGCgaatgggaaattatttttgtgaagcTTGTCTGAAACACTCTTTACGTTGCATCTAATAGGACTGCTTTGGTGTTTCTCTTTTCACAGGATGACCGCTTGAGAGAACCACTGCAAAAGCTGAAACTGGCTGTCAGTAACGTCATGCCTGAACAGTTATGCAAGTATCAAGAGGACTGTCAGGCCCGCAATCAAGCCAAGAATGCCAAGTAGGTATTTCTGGAGTCTGTGCATGCCCATTCTAGAGTGCAGCTGGAAGTCTGTCTCCATGTTGTTCATTCCCTGAGCTCAGCAAAGTACTCGACTTCAGTTTACAGGTGTCTGTAAGTTTTGAATTGTACAAAATACTTAGTTTTGTGTAAGTGATGTTATCACTTGACCCCAGAAAGAAATTCCATTAACTGAATGAAATAGgtcttgagagaaaaaaattataaaggagAAGGATACTGGAGATTCTCAAAATGCTGGATTAATGGAGGGGCTTGGCGCATTCAGGTTCTTGATATGTTTTGTTCTTGTTCATTGTAATTGTTTCCCTCATAGTTAACTAATTTTAGACTTGGAGAAGCATTAATAGATTGATAAGCATCCTGCCATTTCCCAGTAGGGGCACTACATGAAGCTTATAGCCAGTGTTCTTGATAGCATCCATACAGTGTGTCCTTTTCACTTGTCTCTGAGGACCATGAAGCGGTGGGGGGAGGAAGATGAACAGTTTACCTTTTCAGAAAAGGTATAACGAGAATCTGAAGacaggtcctttttttttttttttcctaacacctAAAATGACACTCCTTTCTCAAGGAAACATTTTGTCGGTGTTTTATATCTATAAAGACAATTGTTCTAACCGTAGGTTGCAAGCAGAAGATGAGCGAGAGAAAAATGGATcggaggaagatgatgatgagAAACCTGGAAAGAGGGTTGTGGGTCCCAGAAAGAAGTTTCATTGGGATGACACAGTGAGGTGAGACAAAACTACCTTTTCCACCAGGAATTTTCACTGACTTCATAAAGGGATCTCCAAGGGGATGTTTAATAGATAATTGTTCTCAGAAGTACACCTCAGAGAAGTTTTGGAGAGTGTTGGGGCTAAATAGGCAAGCTAGAATGCTGCAATGGtaaaacatccttttctctaaCTTAAAAGGCAAGATCATCCTATGTCCAACCCTTTTTTCACTGCTTGTTTATCTGCTTTATCCAAATACATGAGAATTTTCCTGGTCCTAGGACTTCGAGGTTCTTTAAGCAAAGAACGGAGTTGTAAGCAGTTATACCTGCTTCCCGCCATTCCTGGAATAGGTCACCAAATACTGTCACCCAATGAGCGGTAAAGATTCTGCCACAATAGGGCAGACCACCAAAATTGGTGATGCTGGTTTGGCAGGCCTCCCAGTCCTTGGGCAAGCCAGCATCCAGAATGCATGAATCTTAACCCCTTCCATCCCCTCTGAACACAAATTCTATGTTATCTCTCAAGAGCAACACAGATTCTTGTCTGAAGTGATGAATTCTCACTGTTCTGTTTCCTAGAATAGATTTTACTGAAAACTGAGATTACTATTATTTAAATAATCTAGATAAGCTTGTAAGCTAGCAGATCCTTCTAAATTAGTAATTTCCCATGCAAGATCTAAGCTAATTTTAGTACAAGTACATATATTATTAAAAGGGGCTGGTGGATTTCTTGCGATGAGTCTTTTTAGTATGTTAAGACAACAGGGAAGCAAGCTTCATGAAATATATACAACCAGTATAACTTGAACTGATCTGGAGGGAGCCATACTTAAAGAAGAGATATTTaaatctgttgatttttttcattcaggaGGCTCTGAAAGGCCAATGTTGCTTAACTGTGTGCACTTCTATATTTTTAAGGACAGTAAAAGACAGCATTCCTGTCAGAAAGAATCTTCTTTTGAAATATTCAGTGTAGAATGGATTTCACTTGCTTTCAGACGTTCTACATCTTCAATGAGATAGAGGTCACTGTGAGCCAAGTGAGAGGAGATGTTTCATCTATGAGGAAAccacaaagaaaatgtaaaaccaattacaaaatgatagtaaggataaaaaaaaaaatgagccatATGGTCTGTTGCAAATGGAGGAGAAGTGACAGTGGCAGATCATACCAGTTGTAGTAGCAAACTTGTGCAGTGGCAAACTTCCAAAAAACATGATTGGAACTGAGCTCTTCCTACAACTGGCAGTGGACAGCAGCTGTACTGCATCAGGGCTTCCATTTCTCAGCCTTTTTCTGCGGAGCTTTTGAAAGGATTGTTTCTTTCAATGTATTTATTGTGTTTCTTTCCACAGGTCTCTTTTGTGTAATCTTGTCAAGATCAAGCTGGGATGCTATGAGCTAGAGCCAAATAGAAGTCAGTCTGCTGAAGATTACCTCAAAACCTTTATGGAAACAGAAGTGAAACCACTTTGGCCTAAAGGCTGGATGCAGGCAAGGTAAGATACTTGCTTTATATATCTATTCATTTTGGTGTTAACTATTTCTTGGATCTTATTTATTGTCATACATTTGAATCAACCATGTACTATTAATATTGGTTAAAACTTCAAAATATGTCAGTGGAACTGGAATACTTTAGAAGAATGAATGTTTTTCAGAAGTTAATTTTCTATCTTGTTTGCAAGCCTGAGAGATACAAAAACAGAGTGTGTTTTCCTTGGAGAACAATTTGCTTTTGTCATTTGCTGGAGACTGAATTTACTAAAGTTCATAACACAGTGCATGATGCTTCATTTGAGGGGGAAGTATGAGGTGGGGGGTAACTGCTTGGGAAGTTCTTTTTGTGATATAGAAAGGGATAGTGATATAGAAAGCAGTTTTGCCTATATGTTGTAAGCAGTCTGATAATGTAGTGTGACATAGACTTTAAAATTGTAGACTGGAATTTCAACACCAGAGTTCACAAAACACTAAGGTTTGTGCTCTTTATTTCCTGTATGCAATTGGAGTGCTCTGTGATGCTGCAGTTTAAAATACCGCGGTTTCTTAATGAAAACTTATACTTGCTTCCTGCTGACTGAGTAAGAGCAAACAAccacaaaaagggggaaaaataaaattagagcaATAGTAATCATTGTGAAATGCAAATTTGACAAAGTTTTCAAACACTTtgaagtggaagaagagaagcaAATATAGATCACGTGAGTTCTTTTCTTTTGTAGCACCCATTGCAAAAGACAATTTCCCATGAAATCTTGAGCTAACTGTAAAAGCTAAATGATACAACAATACTAATCAATTTGCTCAAGAATACCTTGATTAGTCAAATCTGTatcaaactgtaaaaataactgtACTGAGATATTTCCTAGGACAGTCAGTGTAGAAAATGAGGGTGTAATAAGCTGCTTGTGAAATAGTACTGAAAGGAACAAATGAAGTTTTACGCTTGGCATACAGCTGACTTATTTCTGTTCAAGGATCTAGTTTTGTGTAGTAAATATGCTGATGAGTGAGATGTTATCTTTTATGAAGATTTTATTGAAGTAGGTGAGACAAGGAATCCCAGTTTAGCTTAAGAACAGATACGGAGATCACTGATGATAGTGGAAAATAGTCAAGTGATAGTGTGAGGTCATCCAAGAATACATAGAAGTGAAGCATGTTAAAACTTTGTATTTGAAAGCCATATGACATATATGGTTCTCTCCTTTCCATATGGTTAAGTGTGCTGAAGTTTTCCATAAGCTTTTAAACTATCTATAAAAGTGGTttcaataaaaaaagacaaaaaccaaccaaacaaaaaaacccaaaccaaacaaaaacccaaaacaatccctcctcccaaaaaaacctccaacaaacaaacaaaaaaaaccgctagcaaaccaaacaaacaccaaGAGCTGCCTGATCATAACTTTCTGTTGACCAGCAAGACTTCATTTACCAACTGGGCAGTTTTGGTACCATAATGATTTACAAATTGTCCTGTATTTACAGGGAGGCTCTTCCCTGCTTTCTGTCTAGGAAGTGATGTATTGTAATTTGGAGGCAAACAGTTATGcatggaaagaggaaaagcaagtaTTTCCTGGAGTCTGACAGTGGTAACTCCTAATACAGCACGTGTTATTCATATGCTGGATGCTCATCTTATTGGGATGTTAGGGTAGGGATTATCATGCTGAAGGCTTACAGTTTTTTACGTTTATATGTGGCCTCAAGTGAGAAGGAACTAtgtaaactagaaaaaaatttaggcatttaatattaaaaatggccTACTGACTATGTATTTCATAAGGAATTCTTACTAATCAGAGTAGGTCTATGGTGCCAGAACTTTGTGGGTTCAGACCAGAGTAaaaatttcttgctctttcaAAGTTAACTGTATTTAATGTTCCTCATAGCTTAGTATAGAAGCATGAGGTAAGGTATCGATCATAACTTTAAATTGCACCTCGTTTATTTGTCCATGTGTATCACAAATACCTTTGTCACATAAATTTTCTATGTGTGTAACTTCCATACTCTGCCCCAGGAGATTGTTTTATTAATATTCATGGATTTAGAGAAATCCTTTTTGTCCTAACGGATCCCAAAGCCTTTTCAAATAATGTAACCCACTTTTTTTGTAACTGGGTTGCCTGTTAATGCCATGTGTATCTGAAAAAAGCCTGCAAACTAAATTTGCGTATGTTCAGAAAAGAAGTATAAGGAACAGGAAGTCTGTTTCCTTTAATTCAAAGTGTTTCATCATCTTTAGAGGTGGTCATGCAAGTAGGCTTGCAGCACATTTATTTTGCACAGGTCAGACAGCACGCTTGACTTGAAATCATGATCAGAGAGAAACAATCTCATACTGATCTCTCCCATCAACTTTTACATCTAAATATATGTATGCAATGGAGGGATTATTTTCCAAGCATGTTCTTGCTTTGGAACATATACTGCATGGTCCTTTTTTTGTACCATATCTTTGACTTTTGTTGCTGTAGTAGTTACACTTCTGTCTTGAACCTTTAAGGATGATACTACAAATTAATGGGGCCTGGGATTAATTTTGGATTTTCATTCCCAAATGAAAAAGATTAAGAATAGACAAACCACCaggaaggaggtggggagggaaatATTCTGGAGAAGCTGGGTAGGTCAGAAAGTGGCACATTGAACTTGTAATGAGGAATGTTCCTTTTGCTCCATGATATTTTTCATAGGCATTCAGTAGTCTCTGATGGGGAGCAATATAATACAAATTTGGAGGTTAGTATGgtgaagaaaatgtgaaaatggaGCTGCAAGTGGAATCTGAGAAATAAGGCATTGGAACTGTAACGAAAGGATGTCAATGTTTTCCTACCAGATTACATGAGATTTGTGGATACTTGGATTTTTCATAACTATGGCAGCTCTACAGCATGTGTTATCAGTGGTGAAAAGCTCTTGCTTAGATAGCTGTTCATGATGTGGTCAGTGTTAATGTGATGGCAGTGGTGTAGGCAAATCTTGTCTGTTCTAGTTTGCCTACCTGGAAACAGGGAAGTTTTCATTAATTGTCTATTTATAGCTGCATTTGGGTAGCAATCTGTAGGATAGGTACAGGTCAGGAATTGTTTTCACTTCCCATTTGTCAGCTCAGGAGTTGATAACATGGAAATAAAAGCATGTGAAGTGTTGAGATTTGTCATACCAACTCTTGCCGTTCATTGGCTCTGTAGTAAAATGTATGTAGTAAAATGTAAGTCCTGTGTAATTGAAGTCACAGAAATGGTACACAATGGCCTatacaaaatactgaagaaaattacAAACAAGCTTGGCTACTATATTCTgacttttttcctcactgctttaaaaaaaaaaaacaaaaaaaacagactcACCACAAAACCTAAACCTATGATCAATGTGTGGACACACGTAGTGTGAAGAGTTTACAATAATCcttaatttgatatttaaaatacttcattagTCTTTGAGGAGAGAGTATTCATAATGTATTTCTTCTGTCCAGCTGAAGGAGAGGTAATATTCCATTTTGTTGACTTCTGCTAGGCCATTTACTGAGGTATTTTGAATGTAAAATTGAAATCTTTCTGGTTTTAGCATTCCTCGTGTTTATGGGCTGCCTGGAACTACATCATGATAGCAATACAGACAAACTACCTACTAGCTGCTTTGGGGACAGATAAACCCAAGGGTTCTTCTGAAAATTCAAGGATACTTGCATATTTGGTGGTCATATGCTGATTGTCCCTGTAGAATCACCGTACGTTTCTTTTCTCGCCACTCTTTTaggatgctttttaaagaaagccGAAGTGTTCACAATCACCTCACTTCTGCTCCGTGAGTATAATATTGACAACTTACTAGTATCTTTAAGTTGTTCATAGCATCTTTTCCCATCTTCATGCTACCTTTTTTTGACAGCGGGGAGGAAAGGGTGATATTTTGGGATTTGTTTGAAAAGACTtacaatgttaatttttttttaatgctttaatttAGAGATATAACTGTAATGTTCTTGTGGCATTATATTTTAACTCAGTTATGAAGTGGCTAGATAACCCAAGTGGATATTCATTCTTGGATTAACGCCTTTTACTCAAAAGTATTTCAAAGCACTATACACTACCTCAATTTTGCTGTGCATATTATATTGAACTCAGAGACAGCAGTACttcctgctcttttcctttcctcataaATACCTCTGTAACCACAGAAGGCTGTGTATCTTAGCGGAATTTTACCTTCTTGATTTTTCAGACAATGCTATGTCCCTCTCAGGAGCTGCCCACATTCAGCCAGAGTTCAAATAAACAATTGTGACTTTAAATAACACCTAAATTGCAACCTTTGTGATAAATATGAATAACATAGGATATTTTTCTACATAATAGCAAAACCGAGTCGTGGTCCACCTACAGTAAGATCTCTTTTTAACCAGGCATATTCCTAGTTGCTCAGGAAAGGAGAATAAATGACCTACAAGATGTAAATCTGTTGATCCCCTTGAAGaaatagaaatgagaaaagaaggTGTGAAATGCTTAACTTCTAAACTGAAGCTGATGACTAATAATCCTTAATGCTGTCCTTGCTTGCATAACTGCAGTTGGTGCTATGGTGTTCACTTACACTGCAAAAGAACCTGGAAGTTTGTTAAATGGCTTCTTGCAACAAACAGGTTAGATACAACTGTTCCATAGTTGACAAGTGACAAAACAgtcttttggggaggaaaaaaaagcaactgtttttATGTGGTTTGAAATATAAATGAGAACACAAAGTATACTCCTCAGCGACAAAAACATCAGCGTACAGTGAAATTGTACGTGACTTCAGTTTAGACAAAGCTCTGCTAAGTAGACAAACTTTTAAGATTGTAAGAGGTTGAAATGACTTGATCTTTTGAAGTTTCTCTaaactggaaaagtaaaaaatagcTCTCCTGATATATATTAGGTTATATCAGCAATTCAGTGAATTTTGCATCTAACTTACTTAGAGATACATGaccaaaaaaaaggattaaaagtgtgctttttctcttcccccctatATTTTAACCCATTTTCTATTTCAAGGATGTTTTATTATTAAAGGTGGACTCCAGTAGTCATCCTTCTAGTTTATTGGGATATAATCAGGGTAACAGTTAAAACTAAAATGACTTgcctttcttttgtcttctgatGTGCATGTATCTCCCCTGTTTtagggcaaagaagaaggtgaTTCTGGCCCCTAAACCCAAAGTAAAGGTAAATGCATATTTAGATATCTGAATTTTATATGACCATTTGATACAACCTGTTTCCTGCCTCTGATCCAGAAAAATTCTGGCAGAAGGGTTCCATCAGGAAATGCTGTAAGAGCTTATTGACTTGGTGATGTATTACTTTAAAGAAAGTAGTATAAAAGACTTCTGTATAACTTTGTAACTTTAAGCtatattagttttttaaaaattgactaCGAAGAGGTAGTAGTTCCAGTaaagtttcacattttttaatgtgtgctttgtgtttgttttcagcttGTATTAAATTTGGCAACACTGGAAAAATGTATGGTTGGGAGGGTAATGTAGTAAGTTGATAGAGGTTCTCATTAGACACGACTAGGTGTTGTCTTACTTCAGTAGCAATTTTACCTAGCGATCAGATTAGCTACCCTGTTTTCTCAGCACTGGTTAATCTTAACTGTGTGGGGCGCTTTTAGTTATGTGGAGCAACAGCACTaggtttttaaatacaaatattgaaTTAGCACACAGGACTCCAACATCTAGATATCATAGGTATCTTAACATCAAAATTTCAAATCTTTGGTTCATCTGAATTTACAGAATAATAGTATTACACTAAAGAAGACTTTAGATCTGCTCCAGAAAGGCTATTAAACCTGTCTTATCTTTTCATTCTCAGGACTCCAGtccaaagaaagaacagaaaacctgtATGTCTTCAGTCAATTCAAGTTGTGCTACTGTACTGAGTTCCAGCACACCTGTCTGCACCCCAGCCAGCTCTAGCTGCACACCAGCTCCAGAGACGATCTGCTTGGACGACTCACTGGATGAAGACCTCTCTTTTCACCCACCCTCACTGGACTCAATTTCTGATGCTCTGGCAGTTATCAATAATGGTGCCAAGGGATCACCTCTTGGGTCCACCATAGACACACCAACATCCAGACCTCGCCCTGGGCTGAGGGAAGAGAAACTAGCAAGCATTATGAGTAAGTTGCCCCTGGCAACTTCAAAGAAAGTAGAACCCACCCAAACACCCCATTCATCAAGTCTTATTGCTGGTCACACAGGGCCAGTACCAAAGAAACCCCAGGACCTAGTTCACACTGGTATCTCTTCAGGCCTTATTGCTGGATCTTCAATTCAAAATCCTAAGGTTTCCTTAGAGCCTTTGCCAGCCAAACTACTTCAGCAAGGACTACAGAGGTCAAGCCAGATCCAAGCTGCTTCCTCTTCTTCGCAGACTCATGTTTCTTCCTCTAAGACTCAAGCAGCTATTTCCACCTCCTCTCAAAGATCCAAGGATGCTAATATCTTGGTATCATCTTCTGAGGCTCAGGGTGGTTCTTCCTCAACATCACAAGTGACAAAGGTGCACCAGCATTCAGCTGTACAGCAGAAATATGTATCTCCTTTACAAGCAACTATTAGTAAATCACAGACCAATCCAGTGGTGAAATTGAGTAGTAATCCCAAACTGTCTTGCTCATCACCAGTCATCAAGGCTCAAGATAAGTCTGTAGTGTATCGCCTGCCTTTGTCTAATCCTTCATCTGGAAGTGGCTCTCAAGTGTCTCACCCACTGGTTTCTCGGACAACATCCAGCACCTCTACCTCTAGTAACTATTTAGCCAAGGCTATGGTGTCACAAGTTTCTTCCCAGGGTTTCAAGCCTCCTTTTTCCATGGCTGCCTCTCCCAAACCTGCTGCCTCTCCCAAGCCCACTGCATCTAAGCCCTCTGTTACACCCAAGCCCAATGCATCACCTAAATTTTCATCCAAGTCCACCTCATCCCCCAGGCCTGCAACAACACCCAGTTCTTCCAGTTCAAGTGCACTAGTTTCCCAGAGTAGTCACTCCAGCAACAACCCCCTTCATAAACAGACCAGTGGTGTAAATATCAGCAGGCAGTCTCCCACAATGAATTTGCTGCCCTCTAATCGCACCTCAGGCCTTCAGCCTGCAAAGAACCCTCAGGCTTCTTCAAAATTGCCCAACTCTTCTCCTTCTGGAACTGTTGGTAAAAATAATTTGGGTGGAGTTGGAATGAATGTACCTGCCAGCAGAGGCAGTAACCTTAACTCAAGTGGAGCTAGTAGGACTAGTCTGTCTGGGGGAGCAGGAAGTGGAACACAGGGTGCTACTAAACAATTGTCAACTCCACATAGACCATCTTCTGCCTCAGGGTCTCCAGTTGTAGCAGCCAGTGTGCAGGTACGCATCTAACGAGTTTACATTTAAACCTTACATTAATATTTATcacatttattttgtaaacatTCTTTCTTGCAATATCTTGATTTGAAAATGTGTCATAAATTTAATGTTTATACTTTACCAAGCATAAATGCTAATACTGGTGAAACCATTTCGCGCTAGTGAATAGGTATTTCCAGCTGATGTGAAATGCGAGGATCGGTGTGGAACGAATCCTCACTGTAAAATGCTGGTTGGTCTATACTGTGGAACACAATtcgcttttgttttcttttttttaagagcactAGAAAAGGTAAGCTTTGTGTGGCCGTATTTTCAGGGGATGTGGTATTTTCTTGTGTTACTGGATTTGTGTATTCTCGCATATTTACTTATTTGTAGTGATAGTGGTCATATGAAAAGGTGTCTTGGTACATTTGTTGCCAAGCTTCATGATTAATTTGCAAAACTAGCGTTCAGTTGCTTGTGGTTTGAGTATAATGCAAgacttgtatttaaaattaacactTGCAAGGGCTTTTCTTTAGTATTTGTGattgaatatgtattttattttgtcagatCTAGTCAAACTGAATGAGACACCTCattaatatataaatatcctAGAAATTGTTTGAGAGAGCTTATGCAGAACTTTATCATTGGAGGTAAAACAAGTCatacaaaacatattttgaaaatactgttgttCTAAAACCCACGCAAACCTATTATTTACCCAGAAGACAACCTGCTTTCCCAAGTTGTGCGTTCTTACTGGGAATTATTTCATTAGTGAGATGATTTGAGGTTTTCCTCTGTATTTACTGCTCTCTCTGTCCGGAAGTTTTCACTACTTAAGTAGTTAAGAAAAGCAATATCGCTGTAAATCAGAGTCTTGGTGTACCGCAAATGGAAAAGCTTTGGTTTTTTCTCAACAATGTACATAGCTATTGCTTGGTAGTGCTGTATACTCAGCTTTTAGCAATGGTTTATAATCTTTTAGCTTGCTATCAAATTTTTCTTAATGCAGCTGAATAACAGGAGGAAGATGATTTTTCCTAGACATTTCTATGGTCTTTCATCCTGCTGTACCTTAAGTCTATTACAGTAAACAAGAAATGTCTGGCAGGCTCTGATACAGCCTTCTCATTATTTTGGgtactttgaatgaaaaaaacacaacccatATGCTGTGTAAGGGCCACTGAGGTTTCACATAGGGCCTAGAGAAGAGCTGAGCCAGAAACGGTGCAGTTTGGGTACTCTGGAAGGTGCCTGGAGGAGACAAAAAAGGCTACAGTGAATGGacagagttgtttttttcctggtgcaaTCAACAGAATCCAGTGGATACAATTGCTGTGATGTAGAAGAAAGGTGTGGTAGTGCTTAAAGATGAGGGATGAGGGAGATAAGTAGTATTGTGTTGGATGATGAGATGAATTCTGGCAAACCTTCCTGTAGTTAAAGGCAAGtcattttttttagaaacatTGATCACCTGGGGAATGAAATGCATTTTGGCAGACAGTGATGTTGAAGAGGACTGGAGGGGGTGTGGTGGATAATCAAGTAACATGAGTGCATACTGTAATACAGCAAAATAAGGTGTGTTGGTATATATAAGGGGGGAAATCACCTAGAGGTACTGAGCAGCATATGGCATCACTAAAATAATTATTGTGACTtcgcatgtgggtttttttgacactGCAGAAGTTACTTTGACCTTAAAATGATTCAGAAGAATGGTGCAAGGAAGATAAACCATGGAATAAGGCTGTTGCTACTGCGCAGACTGAGGCTTAGTCAGTGGAGTACGTTCCAGAGAAGATTAAGAATCAAGTTACCTCCCAGTCCAAGTACACTGAAG
This genomic interval from Calonectris borealis chromosome 1, bCalBor7.hap1.2, whole genome shotgun sequence contains the following:
- the UBN2 gene encoding ubinuclein-2 isoform X3, with the protein product MAEPRRVPFISLSPVRRREGESPALEREPGGREPEPPPAGREAPLLAPPEPPHELSRPEPLPPPPRESTARLEPPRESSRPEQQPQREPPRPEPPPLPPPPPQLPPPPPRQSSRQEPPPPQEALPLRQTVRLEVVLKDPTEEGCVEFSYPELLLCGDSRKKSVHSEDPFNDEQRERHEVEMLAKKFEAKYGGKPHKHRKDRLQDLIDIGYGYDETDPFIDNSEAYDELVPASLTTKYGGFYINTGTLQFRQASDSEDEDFAEDKKHRPPKIAKLKESEDRGMKKRKRKDEGTEKEKKPRKMKVPKQLGVMALNSHKSEKKKKKLYKDSLSLAAMIRKFQKEKEAMRKKESSPKPPVTIATSTPSKIPSSSLSAGNDISDLNLRINDPVLSIFGSTNEPELMQEAESALEMLGDIDFDKLLDGTSDGSPVSELSGENGNVTQATYISQVMTPKQVPALPEGLPMLLEKRIGDLRTAAKMFDEEGRKKFFTQDMNNILLDIELQLQEINPAIRNGVYSHLEAFVPCNKDTLIKRLKKLHLNVQDDRLREPLQKLKLAVSNVMPEQLCKYQEDCQARNQAKNAKLQAEDEREKNGSEEDDDEKPGKRVVGPRKKFHWDDTVRSLLCNLVKIKLGCYELEPNRSQSAEDYLKTFMETEVKPLWPKGWMQARMLFKESRSVHNHLTSAPAKKKVILAPKPKVKDSSPKKEQKTCMSSVNSSCATVLSSSTPVCTPASSSCTPAPETICLDDSLDEDLSFHPPSLDSISDALAVINNGAKGSPLGSTIDTPTSRPRPGLREEKLASIMSKLPLATSKKVEPTQTPHSSSLIAGHTGPVPKKPQDLVHTGISSGLIAGSSIQNPKVSLEPLPAKLLQQGLQRSSQIQAASSSSQTHVSSSKTQAAISTSSQRSKDANILVSSSEAQGGSSSTSQVTKVHQHSAVQQKYVSPLQATISKSQTNPVVKLSSNPKLSCSSPVIKAQDKSVVYRLPLSNPSSGSGSQVSHPLVSRTTSSTSTSSNYLAKAMVSQVSSQGFKPPFSMAASPKPAASPKPTASKPSVTPKPNASPKFSSKSTSSPRPATTPSSSSSSALVSQSSHSSNNPLHKQTSGVNISRQSPTMNLLPSNRTSGLQPAKNPQASSKLPNSSPSGTVGKNNLGGVGMNVPASRGSNLNSSGASRTSLSGGAGSGTQGATKQLSTPHRPSSASGSPVVAASVQSTAGASLLANASPLTLMASPLSVTSQNVTSAPLTPFGMLGGLVPVTVPFQFPLELLGFGTDTAGVTTTSGSTSAAFHHSLTQNLLKGLQPGAQHAATLSHSPLPAHLQQAYTDGGQSKGDTKLQRKNQ
- the UBN2 gene encoding ubinuclein-2 isoform X1, whose amino-acid sequence is MAEPRRVPFISLSPVRRREGESPALEREPGGREPEPPPAGREAPLLAPPEPPHELSRPEPLPPPPRESTARLEPPRESSRPEQQPQREPPRPEPPPLPPPPPQLPPPPPRQSSRQEPPPPQEALPLRQTVRLEVVLKDPTEEGCVEFSYPELLLCGDSRKKSVHSEDPFNDEQRERHEVEMLAKKFEAKYGGKPHKHRKDRLQDLIDIGYGYDETDPFIDNSEAYDELVPASLTTKYGGFYINTGTLQFRQASDSEDEDFAEDKKHRPPKIAKLKESEDRGMKKRKRKDEGTEKEKKPRKMKVPKQLGVMALNSHKSEKKKKKLYKDSLSLAAMIRKFQKEKEAMRKKESSPKPPVTIATSTPSKIPSSSLSAGNDISDLNLRINDPVLSIFGSTNEPELMQEAESALEMLGDIDFDKLLDGTSDGSPVSELSGENGNVTQATYISQVMTPKQVPALPEGLPMLLEKRIGDLRTAAKMFDEEGRKKFFTQDMNNILLDIELQLQEINPAIRNGVYSHLEAFVPCNKDTLIKRLKKLHLNVQDDRLREPLQKLKLAVSNVMPEQLCKYQEDCQARNQAKNAKLQAEDEREKNGSEEDDDEKPGKRVVGPRKKFHWDDTVRSLLCNLVKIKLGCYELEPNRSQSAEDYLKTFMETEVKPLWPKGWMQARITVRFFSRHSFRMLFKESRSVHNHLTSAPAKKKVILAPKPKVKDSSPKKEQKTCMSSVNSSCATVLSSSTPVCTPASSSCTPAPETICLDDSLDEDLSFHPPSLDSISDALAVINNGAKGSPLGSTIDTPTSRPRPGLREEKLASIMSKLPLATSKKVEPTQTPHSSSLIAGHTGPVPKKPQDLVHTGISSGLIAGSSIQNPKVSLEPLPAKLLQQGLQRSSQIQAASSSSQTHVSSSKTQAAISTSSQRSKDANILVSSSEAQGGSSSTSQVTKVHQHSAVQQKYVSPLQATISKSQTNPVVKLSSNPKLSCSSPVIKAQDKSVVYRLPLSNPSSGSGSQVSHPLVSRTTSSTSTSSNYLAKAMVSQVSSQGFKPPFSMAASPKPAASPKPTASKPSVTPKPNASPKFSSKSTSSPRPATTPSSSSSSALVSQSSHSSNNPLHKQTSGVNISRQSPTMNLLPSNRTSGLQPAKNPQASSKLPNSSPSGTVGKNNLGGVGMNVPASRGSNLNSSGASRTSLSGGAGSGTQGATKQLSTPHRPSSASGSPVVAASVQSTAGASLLANASPLTLMASPLSVTSQNVTSAPLTPFGMLGGLVPVTVPFQFPLELLGFGTDTAGVTTTSGSTSAAFHHSLTQNLLKGLQPGAQHAATLSHSPLPAHLQQAYTDGGQSKGDTKLQRKNQ